The genomic segment NNNNNNNNNNNNNNNNNNNNNNNNNNNNNNNNNNNNNNNNNNNNNNNNNNNNNNNNNNNNNNNNNNNNNNNNNNNNNNNNNNNNNNNNNNNNNNNNNNNNNNNNNNNNNNNNNNNNNNNNNNNNNNNNNNNNNNNNNNNNNNNNNNNNNNNNNNNNNNNNNNNNNNNNNNNNNNNNNNNNNNNNNNNNNNNNNNNNNNNNNNNNNNNNNNNNNNNNNNNNNNNNNNNNNNNNNNNNNNNNNNNNNNNNNNNNNNNNNNNNNNNNNNNNNNNNNNGATACAACGTACAGGAATGCGAACCATAGGCAAGCCACTGCAAAACTCCTTGGTTCTTTTATTTGCAGTCATTTTGCAGAAAAGAAGGCTGGACTCAAGCCAAAACAGATAATTGAGAGAGTTAGATTAGATCATGGTGTTCATATACAATACAAAAAAGCTTGGAGAGCAAAAGAGGCAGCTCAGATTTTGGTTAGAGGAACTCCTGAGGACAGTTACCACAACATAGCAAAATGGTTGTTCATGGCTAAGGAAAGAAATCCAGGATCAGTTGTTTATCTTGAGATGGATTCTGGTACTAAATTCAAATATGTGTTCATTGCATTCGGTCCATCGATAAGAGGTTTTGATTTGCTGAGAAGAGTGATTGCAGTAGATGGTACCTTCTTGAAGGGGAAATTTAAAGGAACTTTATTAGTAGCTACAGCACAAGATGGAGATCATCACCTATACCCGATAGGCTTTGCTATTGTTGATTCAGAAAATGATAAATCTTGGAATTGGTTTTTTAGGTGTCTCCGTACTATCATACCTGATGCCCCAGATTTGGTGTTTGTCTCTGATCGTGCATCGTCTATTGCAAAAGCACTTACAGAGTTGTATCCAGCATCACATCATAGAATCTGCAAATACCACCTTGGAAACAACATCAAAGTAAGTTTCAAGGGTCAATCATATTTGCCACTTGTTGAATCTGCAGCCATTGCTTATACTCGTGAAGAGTTTGCTAAAATATTCATCCAGATTCAAGATGCAAATCCTAAGTTGGCTGAGTATTTACAAAAGGCTGATTTCAGAAAATGGGCTNNNNNNNNNNNNNNNNNNNNNNNNNNNNNNNNNNNNNNNNNNNNNNNNNNNNNNNNNNNNNNNNNNNNNNNNNNNNNNNNNNNNNNNNNNNNNNNNNNNNNNNNNNNNNNNNNNNNNNNNNNNNNNNNNNNNNNNNNNNNNNNNNNNNNNNNNNNNNNNNNNNNNNNNNNNNNNNNNNNNNNNNNNNNNNNNNNNNNNNNNNNNNNNNNNNNNNNNNNNNNNNNNNNNNNNNNNNNNNNNNNNNNNNNNNNNNNNNNNNNNNNNNNNNNNNNNNNNNNNNNNNNNNNNNNNNNNNNNNNNNNNNNNNNNNNNNNNNNNNNNNNNNNNNNNNNNNNNNNNNNNNNNNNNNNNNNNNNNNNNNNNNNNNNNNNNNNNNNNNNNNNNNNNNNNNNNNNNNNNNNNNNNNNNNNNNNNNNNNNNNNNNNNNNNNNNNNNNNNNNNNNNNNNNNNNNNNNNNNNNNNNNNNNNNNNNNNNNNNNNNNNNNNNNNNNNNNNNNNNNNNNNNNNNNNNNNNNNNNNNNNNNNNNNNNNNNNNNNNNNNNNNNNNNNNNNNNNNNNNNNNNNNNNNNNNNNNNNNNNNNNNNNNNNNNNNNNNNNNNNNNNNNNNNNNNNNNNNNNNNNNNNNNNNNNNNNNNNNNNNNNNNNNNNNNNNNNNNNNNNNNNNNNNNNNNNNNNNNNNNNNNNNNNNNNNNNNNNNNNNNNNNNNNNNNNNNNNNNNNNNNNNNNNNNNNNN from the Camelina sativa cultivar DH55 unplaced genomic scaffold, Cs unpScaffold01040, whole genome shotgun sequence genome contains:
- the LOC104774022 gene encoding uncharacterized protein LOC104774022; amino-acid sequence: MSQDYSYSQPSSSDLADKYSEDTADRELEALICMDEAESRQYPPQPEVVHGFPKECYCGAQPILSNCYNRSHFAEKKAGLKPKQIIERVRLDHGVHIQYKKAWRAKEAAQILVRGTPEDSYHNIAKWLFMAKERNPGSVVYLEMDSGTKFKYVFIAFGPSIRGFDLLRRVIAVDGTFLKGKFKGTLLVATAQDGDHHLYPIGFAIVDSENDKSWNWFFRCLRTIIPDAPDLVFVSDRASSIAKALTELYPASHHRICKYHLGNNIKVSFKGQSYLPLVESAAIAYTREEFAKIFIQIQDANPKLA